The Mycobacterium sp. 3519A genome contains a region encoding:
- a CDS encoding MFS transporter, translating to MRVAEVLKNRDFNLYWAGVVFSQIGTRGTVAANLYHVYQLTGSVTQTGLVGAAQAVALLVLSPLGGVFADRWDRRRLLQWSQAVAMVVAGGLAALTLTGHIVAWQVLVSVVLTTAAATFDQPARQALIPALVPRTQLPQAFALLNPSREIAVLLGPALAGIFIGMAGPGLMYAVDAGTYAVLVVILQVLRVAKLEGAGSHTSVWWQLVEGARFVKGRKIIWMLMSLDLSATLFGAYRVVLPALCATVFHVGPQGYGALSAAPSAGALLATYTVFRVVDRTQRLGRVLLVSTVLYGLSNVALAQAHLFVIAVAAGLMIGAFDAMATTIRHAAVQLETPDELRGRVSAIYQMSSRGGPALGDTLVGAVAGALGPVTALTVGGALAAVYAGVFVARPNPVRAYQGVNQDEDATVPT from the coding sequence ATGCGTGTTGCGGAAGTACTGAAAAACCGCGATTTCAACCTCTACTGGGCGGGCGTGGTGTTCTCCCAGATCGGCACCAGGGGGACCGTCGCGGCGAACCTCTACCACGTCTACCAACTGACCGGATCGGTCACCCAGACCGGGTTGGTCGGTGCCGCACAGGCCGTCGCGCTTCTGGTCTTGAGCCCGCTCGGCGGCGTGTTCGCCGACCGGTGGGACCGCCGCAGGCTGCTGCAGTGGTCCCAGGCGGTGGCGATGGTGGTGGCCGGCGGCCTCGCGGCGCTGACGCTCACCGGCCACATCGTGGCATGGCAGGTGTTGGTGTCTGTCGTGTTGACCACCGCCGCAGCGACTTTCGACCAGCCGGCCAGGCAGGCGCTGATCCCTGCGCTGGTGCCGCGCACACAGTTGCCGCAGGCGTTTGCGTTGCTCAATCCGTCGCGCGAGATCGCGGTGCTGCTGGGTCCCGCCCTGGCGGGCATCTTCATCGGCATGGCAGGCCCGGGCCTGATGTACGCGGTCGATGCGGGCACCTACGCGGTGCTGGTCGTCATCCTGCAGGTGCTGCGCGTCGCGAAACTCGAAGGAGCCGGATCGCATACCTCGGTGTGGTGGCAACTGGTCGAGGGTGCGCGATTCGTCAAGGGCCGCAAAATCATCTGGATGCTGATGTCGCTGGACCTTTCGGCGACGCTGTTCGGCGCGTACCGCGTCGTACTGCCAGCGTTGTGCGCCACGGTCTTTCATGTGGGTCCGCAGGGCTACGGTGCGCTGTCCGCCGCCCCGTCGGCGGGCGCACTGCTCGCCACGTACACGGTGTTCCGAGTGGTCGACAGGACGCAGCGGCTGGGCAGGGTGCTGCTGGTGTCGACGGTGCTGTACGGACTCTCCAATGTCGCGCTGGCACAGGCGCACCTGTTTGTGATCGCCGTCGCGGCGGGCCTGATGATCGGAGCCTTCGACGCGATGGCCACCACGATCCGCCATGCCGCCGTGCAACTCGAGACGCCCGACGAATTGCGCGGAAGGGTTTCGGCGATCTATCAGATGTCCTCGCGCGGCGGTCCGGCCCTCGGCGACACACTTGTCGGCGCGGTAGCAGGTGCACTCGGCCCCGTGACGGCGCTGACCGTCGGCGGCGCGCTCGCGGCGGTCTATGCGGGCGTCTTCGTCGCAAGGCCGAACCCGGTTCGCGCGTACCAGGGCGTCAACCAAGACGAGGACGCGACCGTGCCGACCTGA
- a CDS encoding ethanolamine ammonia lyase-activating protein, which yields MHVAKDAIVSDALAKKFATEKDSPYVRWVRDEGLDIISAHYVPDLNTVELKPWARRGGRGVFINHEASRTSNDCYVCEIPAGRELAPQRQLFEEMILVLSGHGSTSVWNDAGAKVTFEWGPGAMFAIPLNTWHQHFNGSGTTAARFVSSTNLPPVINLYDEADFVFNTAHDFVGRFAGEPDYFAPKDEQDGLLLKTNFVANTIDLPLISAKERGAGGGHIRFSMAKGSMNSHISQFGTATYKKGHRHGPGAHVIILSGQGFSLMWPEGEEPRRYDWQPGTLIVPPNMWFHQHFNTGATPARYLAFKHEVVSVRNAQGVPKAWISQRIGGDQIDYADESPVVRDTFAKALAENGLVPKMDEAYAAELADLPPKPGEQVPVASPA from the coding sequence ATGCACGTGGCCAAAGACGCAATCGTTTCCGACGCTCTGGCGAAAAAGTTCGCCACCGAAAAGGATTCGCCCTACGTGCGATGGGTTCGCGACGAGGGCCTCGACATCATCAGCGCCCACTACGTCCCCGACCTCAACACCGTTGAGCTGAAGCCGTGGGCACGCCGCGGCGGGCGCGGAGTCTTCATCAACCACGAAGCCTCGCGCACCTCCAACGACTGCTACGTGTGCGAGATCCCGGCAGGTCGCGAACTGGCACCGCAGCGGCAGCTGTTCGAAGAGATGATCCTGGTGCTGTCCGGTCACGGCTCCACGTCGGTGTGGAACGACGCCGGAGCGAAGGTGACCTTCGAGTGGGGGCCCGGCGCGATGTTCGCGATTCCGCTCAACACCTGGCACCAACACTTCAACGGGTCCGGCACCACCGCTGCCCGGTTCGTGTCGTCGACCAACCTGCCTCCGGTGATCAACCTCTACGACGAAGCCGACTTCGTGTTCAACACCGCACACGACTTCGTCGGGCGATTCGCCGGTGAGCCGGACTATTTCGCACCGAAGGACGAGCAAGACGGTCTGCTGCTGAAGACCAACTTCGTGGCCAACACCATTGACCTGCCGTTGATTTCGGCCAAGGAACGCGGCGCCGGCGGCGGACACATCCGCTTCTCGATGGCCAAGGGGTCGATGAACAGCCACATCTCGCAGTTCGGCACCGCCACCTACAAGAAGGGCCACCGGCACGGACCCGGTGCCCACGTGATCATTCTGAGCGGCCAGGGTTTCTCGCTGATGTGGCCGGAGGGCGAAGAGCCCCGTCGCTACGACTGGCAGCCGGGCACGCTGATCGTGCCGCCGAACATGTGGTTCCATCAGCACTTCAACACGGGCGCAACGCCCGCGCGCTACCTCGCCTTCAAGCACGAGGTGGTGTCGGTGCGCAACGCGCAAGGGGTTCCGAAGGCGTGGATAAGCCAGCGCATCGGCGGCGATCAGATCGATTACGCCGACGAGTCGCCGGTCGTCCGCGACACATTCGCCAAGGCGCTCGCGGAGAACGGCCTGGTGCCGAAGATGGATGAGGCCTACGCCGCCGAACTGGCCGATCTGCCGCCGAAGCCGGGCGAGCAGGTGCCGGTGGCGTCGCCGGCATGA